The proteins below come from a single Eubacterium limosum genomic window:
- a CDS encoding EAL domain-containing protein, producing the protein MKKSAVEYRYLFISALAVICLCGLFLCVPAYAKEDTSTVRVGYYEDGDYMYLNAAGECIGYDFEFLQEISKFSDLRYDVVDCTSWDNTYQLLKEGQIDILPAVYKNAEREQECLFSEQPMCNIYTTLNVRVDDTRYSYEDFSAFQGMKVGIIKDSVDGENFKSYCTENNIALTVLPYSETQDLLNALDDGTLDGVAITHLGRNSTFRSVAQFAPAPLYIAISKSRPDVAEAVNSAMSTILLRDPNYTMNLYNKYFSVTNAQKPVFTKSELEYIASKKIVSAVYDYMAPPFSYTSPDNGGFAGIAADLFSQIAENSGLRFQFSPEVYSLGLEKVKNGRADVICSVAGDYLWESRNNLSTTRYYLRSPTVLIRKNTSAPLDKIAMPQDYGAAEAIISDYPDADVYNYSNTEACLKALMENKVNAVFANSQVADYLLSDASYAALSSTTLSNYTIELSIGVSNSADPRLFSILDKCIQYTSEENIDAIVMENSIQPKAMTVREFLTENAVTVIAITVAVLGLIILLLVYNLRSKSKSNQQIQNLLYRDTLTGLDNLDKFLAECGSLLKSVPEGGYALIYSDINQFKTINDRYGFTAGDQLLRAYAQIIQESVQEGEYCARVSSDNFVLLLKYRDWETLCTRITDIQKATDSWIQRTGFPAPVLTAFGVYLVDKAEKQDVQLMLDLANYARRSAKNTSKSAIVLYDRQMRQNTLLRKELTDRLPAALSAHEFVPYFQPKVNMITGEIIGSEALVRWDHPERGLLAPGVFIPVFEENGSIVEIDWYIYEAVCHTLRSWMDRGLPVHPVSCNFSSIHFDHMDFTHRVTTLADHYGVPHELLELEITESIIVMHPKQVAAQIASLREKGFMTAIDDFGSGYSSLGQLEQMTARVLKLDRSFVQRGMLDEREQTVIANIVNLAHDLGMRIVCEGVETRQQANILIRLDCIYAQGFYYSKPIPLEAFEQMLLKPPFEAINT; encoded by the coding sequence ATGAAAAAAAGCGCGGTGGAGTATCGGTATCTGTTCATCTCCGCACTGGCTGTAATATGCCTGTGCGGTTTGTTTTTATGTGTTCCAGCCTATGCCAAAGAGGACACCTCAACGGTCCGGGTCGGCTATTACGAGGACGGCGACTACATGTACCTGAACGCCGCGGGCGAATGCATCGGCTATGACTTTGAATTTTTACAGGAAATCTCAAAATTTAGCGATCTCCGCTATGATGTTGTCGACTGCACCAGCTGGGACAACACCTACCAGCTTTTAAAGGAAGGGCAGATCGACATTCTTCCCGCCGTCTATAAGAACGCTGAGCGGGAGCAGGAGTGTTTATTTTCCGAGCAGCCCATGTGCAATATCTACACCACCCTCAATGTCCGGGTCGATGATACGCGCTACAGCTACGAGGATTTCTCTGCCTTTCAGGGCATGAAGGTCGGGATCATCAAGGACAGCGTTGATGGGGAAAACTTCAAAAGTTACTGCACCGAAAACAACATCGCACTCACAGTGCTTCCCTACTCCGAAACCCAGGATCTTCTAAACGCTCTGGATGACGGCACTCTGGACGGCGTTGCCATCACCCATCTGGGCCGCAACAGCACCTTCCGCAGCGTCGCCCAGTTCGCGCCGGCGCCGCTTTACATCGCCATCTCCAAAAGCCGCCCCGACGTAGCGGAAGCGGTCAACAGCGCCATGAGCACCATCCTTTTGCGTGACCCCAACTACACCATGAATCTTTACAACAAGTATTTTTCCGTCACCAACGCCCAAAAACCTGTTTTTACCAAATCTGAGCTGGAATACATCGCGAGTAAAAAAATCGTATCCGCCGTATACGATTATATGGCTCCTCCCTTTTCCTACACCAGCCCGGACAACGGCGGGTTTGCCGGCATCGCGGCAGACCTCTTCAGCCAGATCGCAGAAAACAGCGGACTGCGCTTCCAGTTCAGCCCGGAGGTCTACTCCCTCGGACTTGAGAAGGTCAAAAACGGCCGGGCAGATGTCATCTGCAGCGTGGCGGGCGACTACCTCTGGGAATCCCGCAATAACCTGAGCACCACCCGCTACTACCTGCGCTCTCCCACTGTTCTCATCCGTAAAAACACATCGGCGCCCCTGGACAAGATCGCCATGCCCCAGGATTACGGCGCGGCAGAGGCCATCATCAGTGATTACCCCGACGCAGATGTCTACAATTACAGCAATACCGAAGCATGCCTGAAAGCCCTGATGGAAAACAAGGTGAATGCCGTGTTCGCCAACTCCCAGGTTGCCGATTACCTGCTGTCCGACGCGTCCTACGCAGCGCTGAGCAGCACCACCTTGAGCAATTATACCATCGAGCTGTCCATCGGCGTCTCAAACTCTGCCGACCCAAGGCTTTTCTCCATCCTCGACAAATGTATCCAGTACACCTCTGAAGAAAATATCGACGCCATTGTCATGGAAAACAGTATCCAGCCAAAGGCCATGACGGTCCGCGAGTTTCTCACCGAGAACGCCGTGACCGTGATCGCCATTACCGTGGCTGTTTTAGGGCTGATCATCCTGCTGCTGGTCTATAACCTGCGCAGTAAATCTAAGAGCAACCAGCAGATACAGAACCTCCTTTACCGGGATACCCTCACCGGGCTCGACAACTTGGACAAGTTCCTCGCCGAGTGCGGCAGTCTGCTGAAATCAGTGCCCGAGGGCGGCTATGCCCTTATCTACAGTGATATCAACCAGTTCAAAACCATCAACGACCGCTATGGCTTTACCGCGGGCGACCAGCTGCTGCGGGCCTATGCTCAGATTATTCAGGAAAGTGTGCAGGAGGGCGAGTACTGCGCCCGCGTCTCCTCCGACAATTTTGTCCTGCTGTTAAAATACAGGGACTGGGAGACGCTGTGCACCCGGATTACAGACATTCAAAAGGCCACTGACAGCTGGATACAACGCACGGGCTTTCCGGCGCCGGTGCTCACCGCCTTTGGCGTCTACCTTGTAGACAAGGCCGAAAAACAGGACGTCCAGCTCATGCTTGACCTGGCAAATTACGCGCGCCGGAGCGCGAAAAATACCTCCAAAAGCGCCATTGTGCTGTATGACCGCCAGATGCGGCAGAACACACTGCTGCGCAAGGAGCTCACCGACCGGCTGCCCGCCGCCCTCAGCGCGCATGAGTTTGTGCCTTATTTCCAGCCCAAGGTCAACATGATCACTGGTGAGATCATTGGCAGTGAGGCGCTGGTACGGTGGGACCACCCGGAACGCGGCCTTTTAGCCCCCGGTGTCTTTATCCCTGTCTTTGAGGAAAACGGCAGCATTGTCGAAATCGACTGGTATATTTACGAAGCTGTCTGCCACACGCTCCGAAGCTGGATGGACCGCGGCCTGCCGGTACATCCGGTGTCCTGTAATTTTTCCAGCATCCATTTCGACCACATGGACTTCACCCACCGGGTCACTACCCTGGCAGACCACTACGGCGTCCCCCATGAACTCCTGGAACTTGAAATCACAGAGAGCATCATCGTGATGCACCCCAAACAGGTAGCCGCCCAGATTGCCTCCCTGAGAGAAAAGGGCTTTATGACCGCCATCGACGATTTCGGGTCGGGATACTCCTCGCTGGGACAGCTGGAGCAGATGACCGCCCGTGTCCTCAAGCTGGACCGGAGCTTTGTGCAGCGCGGCATGCTCGATGAGCGTGAGCAGACCGTGATTGCCAACATCGTTAACCTGGCACACGATCTTGGCATGCGCATTGTGTGCGAGGGCGTGGAAACAAGACAGCAGGCCAATATCCTGATCCGACTCGACTGCATCTACGCCCAGGGCTTTTACTATTCAAAGCCCATTCCGCTGGAGGCTTTTGAGCAGATGCTTCTCAAACCGCCCTTTGAAGCCATAAACACATAG
- a CDS encoding putative bifunctional diguanylate cyclase/phosphodiesterase, which translates to MRKQRNTYIFILICIFVMGFLLFSLIQMQGYANIINDAGIIRGGTQRSAKLELNGEPNDELIAYLDELIRKLEATENKHLYISRDSAAYRDNLESVKTKWGEIKAEIPKLRGSPTAVLREHFLDLSEQHFDLANKTVYAAQYRAENELRNSIILSVVMILAVSLIMYTLERRSQQELERVFYTDPLTALPNQASFEINAADKLKATSPGSYLMVYLNLNNFKFVNDSYGYNAGDKLLLSFSSTLKRFCNSSEICAHLHADHFAILLKKREHVLEDLQTSILESIESERDLNLSDILTCSYGVYTIPDPDESIASCLSKASAALKEGRSSQRTVAYYDQHLLDKINNENKMTRWMRQGLSEKEFHIYLQSKVNLEQSKVTGAEVLVRWNSEPFGFLPPDEFIPLFEKNGFIVELDFYVLEATCRILKQSLKISPERTVVLSVNISRVTLFQNDFIKRFVQMARRYEVPPEYLEIEITENVFIFDANMVEQILSQLRSYGFSISMDDFGSGYSSLNLLRELPIDVLKIDRIFLQESIRVEKAYAIIKSVVEMAYSLNMVVVCEGVETLEHAEFLKTIHCTVGQGYYFSKPIPLAAFQEKYNLLPTQKDPDS; encoded by the coding sequence ATGCGCAAACAGAGGAATACTTATATTTTTATCTTAATCTGCATCTTTGTCATGGGTTTTTTGTTGTTTTCGCTCATCCAGATGCAGGGCTACGCCAACATCATCAACGACGCCGGCATTATCCGCGGCGGTACCCAGCGGTCCGCCAAGCTGGAGCTGAACGGAGAGCCCAACGATGAGCTGATCGCCTACCTGGACGAACTGATCCGCAAACTTGAAGCCACCGAAAACAAGCACCTTTACATTTCCCGCGACTCTGCCGCCTACCGGGATAACCTGGAATCGGTCAAAACCAAATGGGGCGAGATCAAGGCGGAAATTCCCAAGCTGAGGGGTTCTCCTACGGCGGTGCTGCGTGAGCATTTTCTCGATCTGAGCGAGCAGCACTTTGATTTGGCCAACAAAACCGTTTACGCAGCCCAGTACCGGGCGGAAAACGAGCTGCGGAACAGCATTATTCTCAGTGTTGTCATGATTCTCGCTGTGTCGCTGATCATGTATACCCTGGAGCGCCGGAGCCAGCAAGAGCTGGAGCGGGTATTCTATACCGATCCACTGACCGCTCTCCCCAATCAGGCCTCCTTTGAGATCAACGCTGCGGACAAATTGAAGGCCACATCCCCCGGTTCCTACCTGATGGTGTACCTCAACCTGAATAACTTTAAATTTGTCAATGACTCCTACGGCTACAACGCCGGCGACAAGCTGCTGCTGTCTTTTTCCTCGACACTGAAGCGGTTCTGCAACAGCAGTGAAATCTGCGCTCATTTGCACGCTGACCATTTTGCCATTCTGCTTAAAAAGCGCGAACATGTCCTCGAGGATCTTCAGACCTCGATATTGGAATCCATCGAAAGTGAGCGAGATTTAAACCTCTCAGATATTTTAACGTGCAGCTACGGTGTCTACACCATTCCCGACCCGGACGAGTCCATTGCATCCTGCCTCAGCAAGGCCAGCGCCGCCCTGAAGGAAGGCCGAAGCAGCCAGCGTACTGTTGCCTATTATGATCAGCACCTGCTGGATAAGATTAACAATGAAAACAAAATGACCCGCTGGATGCGCCAGGGCCTTTCCGAAAAGGAATTTCACATCTATCTGCAGTCTAAGGTCAACCTTGAGCAGTCCAAAGTTACCGGCGCCGAGGTTCTTGTCCGCTGGAATTCGGAGCCCTTTGGTTTTCTGCCGCCGGACGAGTTTATCCCCCTGTTTGAGAAGAACGGGTTTATCGTGGAGCTGGACTTCTATGTGCTGGAAGCCACCTGCCGGATACTGAAACAGTCGCTTAAAATTTCGCCTGAGCGCACTGTGGTGCTGTCGGTCAATATCTCCAGAGTTACCCTCTTCCAGAATGATTTCATCAAACGCTTTGTACAGATGGCGCGCCGTTACGAAGTCCCGCCAGAGTACCTTGAGATCGAAATTACGGAAAATGTCTTTATTTTTGACGCCAATATGGTTGAGCAGATCCTGTCCCAGCTGAGGAGCTATGGGTTCAGCATTTCCATGGATGACTTTGGCTCAGGGTATTCCTCCCTGAACCTGCTGCGCGAGCTGCCCATTGACGTCTTAAAAATCGATCGGATCTTTTTACAGGAGAGCATCCGTGTTGAGAAGGCCTACGCCATCATCAAATCCGTTGTTGAGATGGCCTACTCCCTGAACATGGTGGTAGTCTGTGAGGGCGTTGAAACCCTGGAGCACGCCGAGTTTTTAAAAACCATCCACTGCACTGTGGGCCAGGGCTATTATTTTTCAAAGCCCATTCCCCTTGCGGCGTTCCAGGAAAAATACAATTTGCTGCCAACACAAAAAGACCCGGATTCTTAA
- a CDS encoding Asp23/Gls24 family envelope stress response protein, with amino-acid sequence MAAEATMHTMNNNQQKGGNAQQQQNMQQKTSLTYDDKVVKKIAGLVAQEVPGILAMSGGLISNITEKITDNENITKGIGAEVGKKQVALDLDVICEYNRNIPQIFKDTIDKVTKTVKDMTGLDVIEINMHVDDVMTKKEYEEQQNNNNSNSRVDNDDNSNGGFMGMGGGSRVQ; translated from the coding sequence ATGGCAGCAGAAGCAACAATGCACACAATGAACAATAATCAGCAAAAGGGAGGTAACGCTCAGCAGCAGCAAAACATGCAGCAGAAAACCTCATTAACCTATGACGATAAAGTCGTCAAGAAAATCGCAGGCCTGGTCGCCCAGGAGGTTCCAGGTATTTTGGCGATGAGCGGCGGCTTGATCAGTAATATCACTGAAAAGATTACCGACAATGAAAATATCACCAAGGGGATCGGCGCAGAAGTCGGCAAAAAACAGGTAGCCCTGGATTTAGACGTCATCTGTGAATACAACCGCAATATCCCTCAGATTTTCAAGGATACGATTGATAAAGTCACCAAAACCGTTAAGGATATGACAGGCTTAGATGTCATCGAAATTAATATGCACGTGGACGATGTTATGACTAAAAAAGAATATGAAGAACAGCAGAATAACAACAACAGCAACTCACGCGTCGATAACGATGATAACAGCAACGGCGGCTTCATGGGAATGGGCGGCGGCAGCCGCGTTCAGTAA
- a CDS encoding DUF2273 domain-containing protein — MNNQTQNQMQKSMNVRQQAAPQAVEQQPKESRLSRFYTWAKPYSGRIIWILAGIITAVLFLTIGFWRTILIVILALIGYAIGVYKDNPMRFMRWLNILKRFS; from the coding sequence ATGAATAATCAAACGCAGAACCAAATGCAGAAAAGCATGAACGTCCGTCAGCAGGCAGCGCCTCAGGCTGTGGAACAGCAGCCGAAGGAAAGCCGGCTCAGCCGGTTTTATACCTGGGCAAAGCCCTATTCGGGCAGGATTATCTGGATTCTTGCGGGAATCATCACCGCCGTTCTGTTTTTGACCATCGGGTTTTGGCGTACCATCCTGATTGTCATTTTAGCACTGATCGGGTATGCCATCGGTGTATATAAAGATAACCCCATGCGTTTTATGCGCTGGCTGAACATTCTCAAACGGTTCAGCTGA
- the amaP gene encoding alkaline shock response membrane anchor protein AmaP — protein sequence MNKLERILLFIVSLLGLATAFVMFALLFPVPYVSDTLAAYLVFENWLGYYLIGFSVVLMIAFLVLFFISILAPASSHYLTINKAKGKIKISKEAIESTARYAVSDLIGNNAIDVKAKLNKRSHEPKIQADVYVDDADDITGLANNIQQNIYQTVGSTINQPVKSVKVKVHEMDARSKGAHRQVL from the coding sequence ATGAATAAACTTGAACGTATCCTGTTATTTATTGTATCGCTGCTAGGATTGGCAACTGCCTTCGTAATGTTTGCATTGCTGTTTCCGGTACCCTATGTATCCGACACACTGGCAGCCTACCTGGTCTTTGAAAACTGGCTGGGATACTATTTAATTGGATTCAGCGTTGTACTCATGATTGCATTCCTGGTGTTATTCTTCATTTCAATACTGGCGCCGGCTTCTTCACATTACCTGACCATCAATAAGGCAAAGGGAAAGATCAAAATTTCCAAAGAAGCCATTGAGTCCACTGCGCGTTACGCGGTGTCGGACCTGATTGGCAACAATGCCATTGACGTTAAGGCCAAACTGAACAAGCGCTCCCATGAGCCAAAGATTCAGGCTGATGTCTATGTGGATGACGCGGACGACATCACCGGGCTTGCAAATAATATTCAACAGAACATTTATCAGACTGTTGGCAGCACCATCAACCAGCCGGTAAAATCGGTTAAGGTTAAGGTGCATGAGATGGATGCCCGAAGCAAGGGAGCCCACAGACAGGTGCTCTAA
- a CDS encoding metal ABC transporter permease, which translates to MIDLIREMLSYPFLVRSMVVGILVSLCAALLGVSLVLKRYSMIGDGLSHVGFAALAIAMAFNLAPLSVAIPVVVVSAFFLLRISENSKIKGDAAIALLSTSALAVGVVVISLTTGMNTDVCNYLFGSILAMSVSDVRLSIILSVVVLVLFVIFYNKIFAITFDENFARATGVKTELYNMLVAILTAVTIVLGMRMMGTLLITSLIIFPALYSMRLCKTFRSVLVCASVMSLVCFLIGLGFSYVRATPTGASIVIVHIVVFGIFCLIDFVKGKVIR; encoded by the coding sequence ATGATTGACCTGATCCGTGAAATGCTGTCCTATCCCTTTCTGGTGCGTTCGATGGTGGTGGGGATACTGGTATCCCTCTGCGCGGCGCTGCTGGGGGTCAGTCTGGTGCTCAAGCGGTATTCCATGATCGGCGACGGTTTATCCCACGTGGGCTTCGCGGCTCTGGCCATCGCTATGGCCTTTAATCTGGCGCCTCTGTCAGTGGCCATCCCGGTGGTGGTGGTTTCCGCCTTTTTCCTGCTCCGCATCAGCGAAAACAGCAAGATCAAGGGTGACGCGGCCATCGCGCTTCTGTCTACCAGCGCCCTGGCAGTCGGGGTGGTGGTCATCTCCCTGACAACAGGCATGAACACTGATGTGTGCAACTATCTCTTTGGCAGTATTTTAGCCATGAGCGTGAGCGATGTACGGCTCAGCATTATCCTGTCCGTTGTGGTGCTGGTGCTCTTTGTCATTTTTTACAACAAGATCTTCGCCATTACCTTTGACGAAAACTTCGCCAGGGCCACCGGCGTAAAGACTGAGTTGTACAACATGCTGGTCGCAATCCTGACCGCGGTCACCATCGTGCTGGGGATGCGCATGATGGGAACCCTGCTGATCACCAGCCTGATCATCTTCCCGGCCCTTTACTCCATGCGGCTTTGCAAAACCTTCCGGTCGGTCCTGGTCTGCGCGTCGGTGATGTCGCTCGTGTGCTTTCTTATCGGTCTGGGGTTCTCCTATGTCCGTGCCACCCCCACGGGCGCCAGCATCGTCATTGTGCACATTGTGGTGTTTGGTATCTTCTGTCTCATTGATTTTGTGAAAGGAAAGGTAATCCGATGA
- a CDS encoding metal ABC transporter ATP-binding protein, which yields MALFTCKDVAFAYDGVTAVEGLNFEINAGDYLGIVGENGAGKSTLIAGLLGLKSPGSGQIIMGDGLRKNEIGYLPQKSPIQRDFPASVYEVVLSGRLNRQGFRPFYKKADKKAVEVNLKRLGIEDLKKRCFRELSGGQQQRVLLARALCATNKILLLDEPAAGLDPVATRRLYELVKAVNKKLDISVVMVSHDIESVMRYNSHVLHLGGRQLFYGTVEEYRSSPVGRHFLGGGDHD from the coding sequence ATGGCACTGTTTACCTGTAAGGACGTTGCCTTTGCCTACGACGGGGTGACCGCTGTGGAAGGGCTGAATTTTGAGATCAATGCCGGGGACTATCTCGGGATTGTGGGAGAGAACGGTGCGGGAAAAAGCACCCTGATCGCCGGACTGCTGGGGCTGAAAAGCCCTGGCTCTGGCCAGATTATCATGGGGGACGGCCTCAGGAAAAACGAAATTGGATACCTGCCGCAGAAAAGCCCCATCCAGCGCGATTTTCCTGCCAGTGTGTACGAGGTGGTGCTCTCCGGGCGGCTGAACCGCCAGGGGTTCCGCCCTTTTTATAAAAAAGCCGATAAAAAAGCCGTAGAGGTTAACCTGAAGCGGCTGGGCATTGAGGACCTGAAAAAGCGCTGCTTCCGGGAGCTGTCCGGCGGCCAGCAGCAGCGGGTTCTGTTGGCCCGGGCCCTCTGCGCCACCAACAAGATTCTGCTGCTGGATGAACCGGCCGCGGGCCTCGACCCTGTGGCCACACGGCGGCTTTATGAGCTGGTAAAGGCTGTGAACAAAAAGCTGGACATCTCGGTGGTTATGGTGTCCCACGACATCGAAAGTGTGATGCGCTACAACAGCCATGTGCTGCACCTGGGCGGCCGCCAGCTGTTTTACGGCACGGTGGAGGAATACCGGAGCAGCCCGGTAGGGCGCCATTTTCTGGGAGGTGGGGACCATGATTGA
- a CDS encoding metal ABC transporter substrate-binding protein translates to MIKQRLAWFLTIILLAGMLMLGAAGCQKTSEQTDGNAVIKVVATNFPPYDFARQVGGDKVEVTMLVPPGAESHSYEPTPQDIIKIQNCDVFIYGGGDSDAWIDSILDAIDAPNMKKIAMMDCVQPVVEETVAGMEDEHDLDQKSSEAESSEAPEYDEHVWLDPQNAVKIVEKIDSTLDEIDPDNKQTYDQNTKIYTGKLNTLDGRFKDMAAGSVRKTIVVGDRFPFRYLTDAYGLSYYAAFPGCSTETEPSAATVAFLIDEVKKESIPVVFHTELSNERMADSIAESTGAVKRQLNACHNVTQQDFDSGKTYLDYMNENVDVLREALY, encoded by the coding sequence ATGATAAAACAACGCTTAGCATGGTTTTTAACCATTATTTTATTAGCAGGCATGCTGATGCTGGGAGCCGCAGGCTGCCAGAAAACCAGTGAACAAACGGATGGAAACGCCGTTATCAAGGTGGTTGCCACAAATTTTCCACCCTATGATTTCGCAAGGCAGGTGGGCGGCGACAAGGTCGAAGTCACGATGCTGGTGCCCCCGGGAGCCGAGAGCCATTCCTATGAGCCCACCCCCCAGGATATCATCAAGATTCAGAACTGCGATGTGTTTATCTATGGCGGAGGGGACTCCGACGCCTGGATCGACAGTATCCTGGATGCCATTGACGCGCCCAACATGAAGAAGATCGCCATGATGGACTGTGTACAGCCTGTGGTGGAGGAAACAGTGGCCGGCATGGAGGATGAACATGACCTTGACCAGAAGAGCAGCGAAGCCGAGTCGTCCGAAGCGCCGGAGTATGACGAGCACGTTTGGCTGGATCCACAGAACGCTGTGAAAATTGTCGAAAAAATTGACAGCACTCTGGACGAAATCGACCCGGACAACAAACAGACCTATGACCAGAACACTAAAATCTATACTGGCAAGCTCAACACCCTTGACGGGCGTTTTAAGGATATGGCAGCCGGCTCGGTCCGAAAAACCATTGTGGTGGGCGACCGCTTCCCCTTCCGATATCTGACAGACGCCTACGGCCTCAGCTACTACGCTGCCTTTCCTGGCTGCTCCACCGAGACTGAGCCCAGTGCGGCCACGGTGGCCTTCCTGATCGACGAGGTGAAAAAGGAGAGCATTCCTGTGGTTTTTCACACCGAGCTCTCAAATGAACGGATGGCCGATTCCATTGCCGAGAGCACCGGCGCGGTAAAACGGCAGCTGAACGCCTGCCATAACGTGACGCAGCAGGATTTTGACAGCGGCAAGACCTATCTGGACTACATGAACGAAAATGTGGACGTTCTGCGGGAGGCATTGTACTAA
- a CDS encoding GNAT family N-acetyltransferase, producing the protein MEITYRKLGSGDMDTFIKMRIQQLQEDGAEPVLDLSSELRSYYTRHLEDQTFSAWLAVDEEAIVGTCGLSVVEKPPYYANPTGRIGLLSSVYTLKSHRRRGIARGLLEHIMDEANSAGCGAVQITASDMGTLLYADYGFKRNENFMQFVL; encoded by the coding sequence ATGGAAATTACCTATCGGAAGTTGGGTTCCGGCGATATGGATACCTTTATCAAAATGCGGATTCAGCAGCTTCAGGAAGATGGCGCGGAGCCTGTGCTGGATTTATCTTCAGAGCTGCGCAGTTATTATACCAGGCATTTGGAAGACCAGACCTTTTCGGCCTGGCTGGCGGTGGATGAGGAGGCCATTGTAGGAACCTGCGGATTGTCGGTGGTTGAAAAGCCGCCCTATTACGCTAACCCCACCGGGAGAATCGGCCTGCTGTCCAGTGTGTATACCCTGAAGAGCCACCGTAGGAGGGGAATTGCCCGCGGGCTGCTGGAGCACATCATGGACGAGGCCAACAGCGCTGGCTGCGGCGCAGTTCAGATCACTGCGTCAGATATGGGCACGCTGCTGTATGCTGATTACGGCTTTAAACGGAACGAAAACTTCATGCAGTTTGTCCTTTGA
- a CDS encoding DMT family transporter, which yields MENNEAIKKTTFFKKKSNTILTAILCTFLWGSAFPVLKIGYQWFQIPSGDIWSKMVFAGLRFFLAGFVVLALNRLFNRGDRVRWHPEYGRWIVALALLGTTVQYFFFYIGVGNTTGVKGSIAATAGTFLVVLLAPLFFKRDRLNRNKVLGMVLGFTGIMLTAISGGTEGLNFNFTLTGEGFLLIAGLGDAGGVLVAKYLSDKINPFHFSFYQMVLGALVLLGLGVGFGLAGGGLHLVFTLKGVLLLIYAAIISGVAFSLWNVLLRYNEASAITSFKFLIPVFGSLLSILLLPGEAFTGFILLGLLAASLGIYLVNRKVGK from the coding sequence TTGGAAAACAACGAGGCAATCAAGAAAACGACCTTTTTTAAAAAGAAATCAAACACCATTCTCACAGCCATCCTCTGCACCTTTCTGTGGGGGAGCGCTTTCCCGGTGCTCAAGATCGGGTACCAGTGGTTCCAGATCCCATCGGGGGATATCTGGTCTAAGATGGTGTTCGCCGGGCTGCGCTTTTTTCTCGCGGGTTTTGTGGTGCTGGCGCTCAACCGGCTTTTTAACCGGGGAGACCGGGTGCGCTGGCATCCCGAATATGGCCGGTGGATCGTGGCGCTGGCCCTTTTGGGCACCACGGTGCAGTATTTCTTCTTCTATATCGGGGTGGGAAACACCACCGGGGTCAAGGGCAGTATCGCCGCGACGGCTGGCACCTTTCTGGTTGTGCTGCTGGCGCCATTATTTTTCAAGCGTGACCGCCTGAACCGCAACAAGGTGCTTGGAATGGTTCTTGGTTTTACCGGAATTATGCTGACCGCCATTAGCGGCGGTACCGAGGGGCTTAATTTTAATTTCACCCTTACGGGCGAGGGATTTCTTCTCATTGCCGGACTGGGGGACGCCGGGGGTGTTCTGGTGGCCAAATACCTGTCGGACAAGATCAATCCCTTCCACTTTTCCTTTTACCAGATGGTTCTGGGCGCGCTGGTGCTGCTGGGGCTGGGTGTGGGGTTCGGCCTGGCCGGGGGCGGCCTGCACCTGGTCTTTACCCTTAAGGGTGTGCTGCTGCTGATCTACGCCGCCATTATTTCCGGCGTGGCCTTTTCTTTGTGGAACGTGCTGCTCCGCTATAATGAGGCCAGCGCTATCACGTCCTTTAAGTTCCTGATTCCGGTGTTCGGCAGCCTGCTGTCCATCCTGCTGTTGCCCGGAGAAGCTTTTACCGGCTTCATTCTGCTGGGGCTGCTGGCCGCGTCGCTGGGCATCTATCTGGTCAACCGGAAGGTGGGGAAATAA